One Xiphophorus hellerii strain 12219 chromosome 24, Xiphophorus_hellerii-4.1, whole genome shotgun sequence DNA window includes the following coding sequences:
- the LOC116715705 gene encoding tetraspanin-7-like has product MMAPSRMETKPVIFILKTLLLLYSFIFWVTGVVLLSVGLWWKFMLGPYMLLISSGPSNAPYALAGTGAAIVLFGLFGCFATCRGRPWMLKLYAVFLSLVFVIELVAGISGFIFRHEIKGTFLTSYSEAVMWYNGYDERSMAVDSVQRTLHCCGVQNFTSWFSSVYFPASGIPASCCVTYVECSKADLKNVTLAAHKVYRQGCYELVVSFIENNMAVIAGVTFGIAFSQVVGTSLACCLAHFISTNQYEMV; this is encoded by the exons ATGATGGCTCCCAGCAGGATGGAGACCAAACCGGTGATCTTCATCCtgaagacgctgctgctgctttactCCTTCATCTTCTGG GTGACAGGTGTGGTCCTGCTCTCGGTGGGGTTGTGGTGGAAGTTCATGTTGGGGCCGTACATGCTGCTGATCTCCAGCGGCCCCTCCAACGCGCCGTACGCGCTGGCCGGTACCGGCGCCGCCATCGTCCTGTTCGGACTGTTCGGCTGCTTCGCCACCTGCAGGGGTCGACCCTGGATGCTCAAACTG TATGCAGTGTTTCTGTCTCTGGTTTTCGTGATTGAACTCGTCGCTGGAATCTCTGGGTTCATCTTTCGTCACGAG ATTAAAGGAACATTCCTGACGTCGTACTCTGAGGCCGTCATGTGGTACAACGGATACGATGAGAGGAGCATGGCAGTGGACAGCGTCCAGCGCACC TTACACTGCTGTGGAGTCCAGAACTTCACCAGCTGGTTCAGCAGTGTGTATTTTCCTGCCAGCGGTATCCCTGCCAGCTGCTGTGTTACCTATGTGGAGTGCAGCAAAGCTGACCTGAAGAATGTGACTCTGGCTGCACACAAAGTCTACAGACAG gGCTGCTATGAGCTGGTGGTGTCCTTCATAGAGAACAACATGGCCGTCATAGCTGGCGTGACCTTTGGCATCGCCTTCTCTCAG GTGGTCGGGACGTCTCTGGCCTGCTGCTTGGCCCACTTCATCAGCACCAACCAGTATGAGATGGTCTGA